In the genome of Brachypodium distachyon strain Bd21 chromosome 3, Brachypodium_distachyon_v3.0, whole genome shotgun sequence, the window ACCCTACCCTGGCTCAGTAGTCTAAATAGTTCTAGCTGCTGCTAATTCACCGTGTCTTTCCTTATAATTTCATAGATAATTTCACAGTGTAATGTATGCTGTTTCAGTTTGCTGTGCCTTTTATTCGCAGTGCAGAATATCTTAGCCCATCTTGATAAAGCCTCATGTTCTTATAAATTCAGGTACCAAAAACTGTTGGACATTTGTATAAAGCAACGAATAGGAGTCTTGCTTATTGCACATCACTCTGATGATCAGGTCTGTTTTAGAcgaagatgtttttttttttgggaggtTTTGATGAGGAAGATGTCCAACTTTAGAATTGTGATAAAACAAAGGATTGCTTCTTATTAAAGAACATGGAACTAAATATCACCTGATAATGTAGTCAAAGACGTGCagtatttttgaaatttccGCTTACACTAATACAAATTCCGTTTGAACTTGTACGCAATGAGCATACTATTGTGCGTTCATCTGCTACTGTATCTTGACTTTCCCACTTACTTTCTAGGCTATGCATGGATATTTGATTGAATGGATGAATTTTTGGAGTCAATACATGCTAGCCTTTTAGTTTGAAGGTATAGAAATATTCGTTGTGATTTCTGAGCAGTGGATAATGTATACATGCGTCTTCCCATTTTTTATAATCTATATGTCATTCAGTGCAACTgcataatatatatatatatatatatatatatatttatctGAATGTattcagttttctttttgcaggcCGAGCTCTTTGTTCTGAGACTATCTCGCAACAGCGGGGTTCTAGGGCTTGCTGGTACAGCATTTGTGTCCCAATTGTTTGCACCTAATTTGAAATATGATGGACATAATTTTAGTCGCTATGGCATCCTTCTTGTTCGCCCCATGCTTGAATTTTCAAAAGACGACATGTATAAGGTGATCTCATCTCATGCTATTTGGAATAAGTAATTCATTTTAGCAGTGGAGGCTTGATttatataataaaaaatgCACATTCTTCTTATTAGTCACTTTGGTCCCTGGACTTGAGGACAACATCATTTCAGTCCATCAATTGGTATAAGTGGACCAACAAGCTCCAACTCCTATTCTTCCGTAATAAGGGATGGCATGATACTCGGGCTAAATCAAAACTTGATCATGAGATCAAAATTTGATACCAATGGAAAATtgttatattttattttgagtaTTTGATTGAACTTTTGACAGCTATTATGAGCTTCTGAATACCCTTATTGATAATCCATGTAGTATCATATGAATATGATCATTAGTCGCGAACAAAATATTTAGGCCTTTATTGACACATTTATATAAATTTTGGAGGTTTAAATGTGCAGTTCTCAAGTTTACAGACCTAGTTAACAAGGTAACACAAATTTAGGAATATCCACAGGTACACATTATGAAAAAAATCAGAGTGAAACTTTCATCTTTAGACAAACATTTTACAAAGCTTCTGATTTCCGGAGTTTATTTTGTCAGCCTatcttttttgaatttcataaATACTTGAAGTAAAATGGTACCTTAGTAATTTTAGAAGGGAACTAAAACTTCTTCTCCGCGTTGAAAACATAAACCTTGTTTGCATCAAATCGAGCTTTCAGTTGTTTTAAAATGACAGcttttatgtttgtttctAATTGGTACCTCATAATCCACAGATATGTCAAGGAAGTAATAATTTGTGGGTTGAAGATCCAACAAATACTAGTATGCAGTATGCTAGGAATCGAATTCGGGCATCTTTGAAATGTTTATCTGCAGAAGGTTTGCAGTTGCACTAAAGTTGCCACTTTGTTTACGTATACCTTGGTTGCCTTTTTCATGCACATTTTATTTCCTATTTTATTTTCGAAATGCTATAAGTGTTAGGAAGATGATTTTCGTAGATGTATGGCTTCTTTTACAGGAAGTAAACCTATTAGTTAGAGACATGTTAATAGTTAAAAATTATATAGGCAAGAATGGTTAAATTTAGAACAGCTTCAATTTTGAATAGAGTTAGGAAGGCTAACAGGATGTATATTTTTACTTGGAGGTAACATCAGGTTCACCACTTCTGTCTTCATGAACTTGTGTGCAGAAATGTTTCACATACGCCTTATCATAGAAATACATAAAGTTGGATTCATTAGCTATGCTCTCATTACCTTCAGGTACCTTTCTGTCAGAACTTCAGAGATTGATCTATGCATGCCAGTTGACACGAGCACATGTCGACAATACCTGCAGTTTGGTCGTCAAGAAGTCCGTAACAATAACGGAGGTTTAGTCTTATGACCTGGATTTGAAGTCTCCTAGTACCATGTAATTATTAAATTTCTTAGCTCACACTTTTTACCCTTAAAATTTCTTTGATATGTTGCAGTATGGCTATATTGTCATTGACCTGGAGAAACTTGACCCACAGAATGTTGATGATCTTTGTCTTTCACGATATTTAGCCTGTGTATTACAGGTATATCTTAAATTCATCAGTTTGTTTGGATTTAGTTCGAGCACCTATTGTCAAAAAGTTCTCCATTGGAGTTTGTCATGGTGATGAGGTATTGATATTCAGTTATGTCCTTGTAGTTTGTCTCACAAAGGCACAGGCCAATTCGTGGCAGATCTGCTCAGTTGTTCATGGACTACATCCGTAATACACCTTGCAAGGTTCTTTCTGCTTACCTATTTCAGTGTTGGCTTGCAAACTTACGAACTGTGCATACTTTGATTCTATGTCTTTGTTAGATTCTCTTACTGGCTACCGCAATTAACTGGAAGAGTAATTCACTTGAAAACAAGGCCTGGGAACCACTCTAGACCCTTTCAGTTGTTATATAGCTGCATATGCTGTGTTTTATTGCTACGCTGTTAAGGTTATAATCTAGGTTCTAATATGTTCTAACAGAAAGATTATGTAGTTGTACACGAAGCCATGATATATTCTATGTAGGAAAACAGTATCGACCTCTACATGCCGGCTCTCTGGTGCATAATGCATTTGTGCTCATCATAATCAGCTACTTCCTCCAGTTCACAAATAAGTGACGATAGACATTGCCACGGTTTTCAAGGTGTAATTTTGACTACTAGTATCTATTGTAGTATACATACAAACCCAAGAAAATTATAGAATTCCAGAAATACCTTTCCAGACAAATCTATACATATgatttttcaagttttcaatCTAAATATTAAAAATGATACTACCAGTCAAAGTTCTAAAAGTTTGAAGGGAGTATATGCTTTTGACCCTAGCATAGGGGAATCTTATTTGACTCATTAAATAATACCTGAATCTCATGCAGGGTGCCCTTACTGTAGCTGGTTGTTATCTTTGTGCTTTTCCGGGATCTAAAGGTGCGAAAATATTAGTCTGTTGCTCTGTTGACTTGATGGAGTCATTTTCTGCTGAGATGTCCTATAAGTGTTCCTACGAAGAACAGCCACCACCAGTGCCGGAGATTGAGCAGATAGTACTTGAAGCACACTCATACTCTAACCAATTTCTACAGTGCACAAACATACCTTTCGTAAATTATAGATCTTCTAGTGATGTTCTGGATAGAGCGAAGGATCTCAATATAATAGGTGATTCTACATTAGAAAAACTCACCTACCTGCAAACAGAAGAACTTCAGAAATTTACTACAACAAAACATAGACACGAAGACCAATACTTGGAGAAAACAAGCTTTCGTGATTCAAAAGTTCTCTGCCTCTGGCCTGGTGAAACGTGTCACTTTTTGAGCAGGTTCTTGATTACATGGAATGCTTTGAAAGTTCTTGCGAATGGAATATGTTCACATGACAGTAAAAAAAGTCTATGCCAGCATTGCGTAGTGAATGAGGATGGAAGTCTTACAGTTCGGCGCATGCATGATACCGATTGGTTACTCCTTGCTGAAGTTTCTAAAATCCATTCAGTCGAACAGAACCAGAATGTCTCAAAAGTTCTCAGTAAGAAACTGGACGATGATGAACTCCTGAATCACTATAGGTATTTGCAATTGTCAGCAACAAAAGCCATTGAGATCCTGAGATCTATTCCAGCTTCTGCAAGACGAACACTGCCAGTACTTACCAATTCTCAAGGTGACATACTGAGCATACCGGTAAGTATTCCACTCAAAATCACCTTAGCTTGTCTCCCTGCCTTTATTTTTAATGATTCCAAGATATGATATTTTAAGAGAAATTGAATTATTCATCGATCCTTTTGATGCCTAGTTTTAGTGTCCCTAAAATTGCAGTTTTGTTTAGAATCAGGTGCTCTTTCATCAATCAGACAAGCAGTGGTAAACTATGGCCAAAGGCACCTGTTCAGTGACACATGGTACCAAGTGGTACAATTGACCAGAACACAACATCCTCTTATTGATCTACAACATGCTCCCTCCTTTCCAAATTATAAGGTGTCCAAGTATTTTTGAGATTAAACTTTTGACCATCCATTTGACTGAAAAAATGTGTGTTATAtgccaaaacaaaaattatccATTGAATTCATATCTGAAATGAGATTCCAATGGTACAATTTTTATGGTGAATAATTCATGTACTAATTGTCTAATTGTTGATCAAAGTTGAAGCTCGAAATTCGAGGGTACCTTATAATTcagaaaggagggagtatatacatTGTTTTACCTGCTATTTCCACCCATAATACTTAGAAATGTCAGTAGCATCATGATATATAATATAAACATCACCTGTATGAAATATACAATAGCAAATGTGGCTTTACCACTGTTGAGCTAatattcttcctttttttactAGAGCATTGGCTTCCGATGTTGCCCTAGCCTATCAATCAAAGCAGTATTTCATCCAAGAGTACCACTTGGTGGGGGATATGTTTCGTATTTATGATGGTTTGAGCTTTACTTTTGGCAAAAATCGAAATATCAAGCACATATGTGCTGTTGAGGTATAAGTAACTGCATGGATACCCTTCAGACAATATTTTTGATGACTTCTCTCAACTCAGCATGTGTGCAGTGTGATTATGCTAATTTGTATAATCTTGTGGACCTATTTCAGATGCTGAACGACTCCAATTAAACTGTCCAAACCTTGGCAACTCTGAGTGCTAACTGCTAAATGAATAGTTTCTGCATCCCGGTGTCGAACTTGGATTGCTATAGATCATATGCCTGAGGAACGTCCTCTTTTGGCGCAATAGTTTGAACTTATGTATGTGAGGTCAAGATTCAAGGTGTATAATAGTTCAAAAGACACACTGGCAAGCTTAATTAGAATGGGAATACCAAATGAAATATCCAGTTGCTTTGATGAATCTCTACAGCAATTAGAGGTGAAGTTGGTCCTGTTGTGCTTGTAAATATTTATCTCTTCAATGAAGTTCTACATACTGTCCTGGACTCTCTTGGATTTGATACGGACACCTGCTAAACACTGGGCGGTGAAACTTGCAATCTGACGGTTGGTTTGGGAAAGAAGACCATGTAGATATGACAATATCAACTTCAGCTCTAACCGCTGTGGGTTTGTGGATGCTGATTGGTGTTCAGCATGACAAAAATAGCAACTTCAGCTCTAACCGTTGTGGGCTCGTGGATGCTGATTGGTGTTCATGTTGAAGGCACTGTCGAAGTGCTGATGATTTTGTTGGCAATTTGGTTTTGCCAACAGGGCAGGTGCCAGATGTGCAGATCGTCAAAGATAATCAGAGGAGGTTGAGCTACAAGATATTGCTCACAGGGGTGAGAGTTATCAGTATTTTAAACTTAATGCCATGGGCACATATTATCCGCTGGGTTGCTCTCTGATGATATTATAACATGCCTATCTCTACTGAAACTTGAGAAGAGAAATTTTAAATATGCGCATTACATCTTACTCTACTTTAGAAACTAATACAATTTCTTGGAGTTCGTATACCAATTGGGATGTGCAGTTTGCCGAGTAATGCAAAATAGCCAGGCATTGTGCATGTATGATTCAAATGCAAATGTTGAGCTTTTAGTTTCCGTTCCCTCCAATTTCTTGTGTTAATTTTGGGAAGTTCAATTTAATTTGCCTTTGATCTGCTGAGATGACATTGACAGAAATTCAGTTTGCATTCATGATTCACCTATGTCCACAACTTTAATGGCTCTTTTACTTTTCACTCCCTCCTTAGCAAGAATTACAGTTaccaaaataattaaaacGTGCATCATGAAATAATATTGTGAACAGATATGCATTCACATGTTTTTTACAAATAAAAACTTCAAAAGGTTGGCCGTATGAGTCTGCAATCTTTGTTGCAAAAAACATGACAATCTGAAAACTGACCAAACTGCTAATTCGTTCATTTTTTAGGAAGAACAAATTGCACTAgttacatacatgcatgaccGAAATGGAGAAAACACATTTCAAATACGGAGTGAGTGCAGATACGCATATTTGGATTCCTCAATGATTGAACTCGCAGTACAGAACACAGTTTGACAACATCTTCCAAGTGCACAATTCACCGCGATACAAGCCGAAAAGTGAAGCTGCACAGGTTTGCGATAAGAGCTTGTTTGTCACCCCCTcgtttggtagaaatgaaaatcaaatttttgatttgattttaaTTGGTTGATTTGAATTCCAAATTCAAAAGTAATGTTTGCCTGCCACGTGGATTTGTAAACTGAATAAAAGGTTCTGAGACAAATGATAGCCTAAAGTAAAATTGACATGGTACCCATTCAATGGAATCCAAGATTGAAAATTGGCTACTGGACACCATTATTTTACGGCCTTTGCCGAAACACACTGCTGGATTGCGTTTTTACTCAGTACCATTACAGTTCTGCGGTCATTGTCTATCCCTGGCAATCTGGCATCAACTACACAGAGGGTCGTGCGAGTGCTGTGATCAAAACTTTGATGATTTTCCTAATAAATAAACTTTGATAATTTGATCAGCTGTTCGGCATCCACCGTTAACTCTTCAGATGGATGCTTCAATAGTTGTATTGTTTTTAGCTTGCCTCCTTTCTAATCCAAACGAATGTAGATTTTAGTTGTTTCTATGGGTTAATAAGTATATTTGGCATGCTACGTTACTATCAATGTCCTAGCGCGGCATCGTTATGCCGCGGCAGGCCATCCATCGCGCTAAGCGTTCTGGCATGGTGTCGTTTCCCACAATTATGCCGTGGGAGCTACGTGATGCACTAAATTTGCTGTTGTGGCGGCGTTTCTGCTGTGGTAGTCTCTTTGGCGCGGCAACCCATCTGCCACGGCGTTGTTTCTGCCGCGGCATGGCCCATGCCGCGTCCTGATATCTGGTGCGGCAGGATTGCTGTCGCGGAATGTTTCTGCCGTGGCGTAGATTGGCGTTCTGCCATGCCAATTTCGTTGTGCAAGCGATATTTCCTACCGCGGTATGATTTCTGCCACGGCGTAGACTAGCGTTCTGCCTCGGCAAGATATCTGCCGTGTGAATTTTTATTGTGCAGGCGATATTTAAGATTATATATTTGTATATTATATTATTATATAATTCAAAATAAGTTGTCGACTCGAATTCACACGAAattagaaaaaagagaaaaatatcaGAAGGCCATGTTTAAGCTGGCATATTTATATATTATATAATTCGAGATAAGTTCTCGATATGCATTTGCgcgaaattaaaaaaagaaaaaaaacggaTTGTGGGCTAATCCTCGTCGAGGCCGTCGTCTTCGTtctcggcttcttcctccatgTCGCCGACGTCAGCGCCGCCTTCGCCACCGTTGTTCGCACCGTATTCGTTGTCACCGGTGGTTGCCAGTTGAAGGACCCGTTGTTAGGGGCGGTCCCAGGATTTTGACACTGGGTATTCAAGATTGTTTTCAAATTCATTGGTGAAAATTTTGCGTCTCTAATCGAGTGATCGTGAggtgtttttttaattgaatttttaattgctaaccACATTTGCCACGTGGTGTTGTCCTGTTGTTGTAGCGCAGTACATGTGTGTAGCTATTCTACGACAGAAGTGCCAAAGCACAGTACATCAGCTAGCCCGTCTGGCCGACCAACGCCCAAAAGCGGGGACGCCGCGGAGCAGAAGAGAATTCACTAGGTTGTTGGATTTCAGACATGTTTATTTTGAGATTTaaaaggaggcgaggaggcaCGAGGTGCAAGCATATATAGGTCATGTTGAAATATGATCCGAATCCGTTACCAATTCTGCTAGACGTAGCAGGATAGGTTTGGGTTTTGTGTTGATATACGAGTTGAACTCGTTTTCTTTGTCCTATTAGGACTCATGTTTATTGTCCGTTATATATATCCTATGTAGTCACACCTAAAAACGGCATGTCGTCTCGTGCTTGTAATACTCCAACATAAGTGAAGTTGTGCTTTCGTGCGTCCGTGATTTTTCCCGCGAGGGTTTTCATGTTAAATTCGTGTCTCTCGTTTCTAATTTAATCTCTATTTTCGTAACAAGTAGCAAGTAGTATCAGAACCACGTTGTTGAGATTAAATTTACGAGCCACTTCGGCGAGTTCGTTCCGCCGAGTCCGCCATCTTGCCAGTGTTGGTTTTGACGGGATTTATCCCGTTCCGCTGCCCATCGCCGAATCGAAGACGCTGCTGATTTGGTCTTCTACTCGATTTCGTATTACGTGTTCCGGGTCAGACACAGAAGCAAGCCGACCGAGAAGTGATTACTAAAGCAGAGGCAGACAACAGCATCAAGCGGTCCGTCGGTTCGACCGTCCGAAGCAGCAGGCGGAGTATCAGAATCATCGGTACGAAACAAGCAGCGAAGCATAGCGAGCAGGGAAAATCAACGGGTGCAAGTCCCAATACAGCAAGCTCCCAGCTCTCTCACGTGAATCAAAAAGATCactttttttatcaaaattgCTAAGTCCACACGGTGTCTGCCAGGTGTTATCTATTCAGTTTTTTGTCCCCCAAATTAATTCAATCAATGATTATCTCCGGCTTGTACTACTTTGTGCACCCAGTTTACCATGAAATACGACCTTCCGCTGCTGGATCGTGACACAAGGTTTTCCTTATGGCAAGTCAAGATGCGGGTGTTATTGGCACAAGCCGATTATGACGATGCACTGGAtggttttgcaaaaaagaaatctgCTGACTGGACTgatgaggagaagagaaaggatCGCAAAGCTCTGTCCCAAATTCAACTTCATCTACACAACAATATTTTGCAAGAAGGTTTGGCTGAGAAAACAGCCGCCGCTTTATGGTCAAAGTTGGAAGAGGTTTGCATGTCAAAAGATCTCACCAGTAAAATGCATCTCAAGCAAAAGTTATTTCTCCACCGACTGCAAGAAGGAGGTAATGTGTTAAATCACATCACCGAGTTTAAGGAGATTATATCTGACCTAACGGCAATGGAAGTTAAGTATGATGAAGAAGATATGGGTTTAATGCTCCTATGTTCATTGCCAAGTTCTTATACCAATTTTAGAGATACCATATTATGCAGCCGTGATACTCTCACCCTTAATGAGGTTTATGAAGCTTTACATTCCAAGGAAAAGATGAAGCATATGGTGTCTCACGTTGGTTCAAGTTCGTCACAGGGTGAGGGATTATCTGTTCGTGGCAGGACAAATGAGAGGAGCTCAAATA includes:
- the LOC100842962 gene encoding uncharacterized protein LOC100842962 isoform X1, translating into MLLLLSCRPSPSPCLPLRRLLRCCCTSSSVSAPSPIAPYHQSFARRMALAGIHPEHRIAVGVSGGPDSMALCVLVAAWKKAVDGEPGRKSGEDGSVGPGFVDGLLGVVVDHGLRPESAEEAQVVRDRVHGMGVLCEIAKCEWPNGRPKLGHLQEAAREIRYQKLLDICIKQRIGVLLIAHHSDDQAELFVLRLSRNSGVLGLAGTAFVSQLFAPNLKYDGHNFSRYGILLVRPMLEFSKDDMYKICQGSNNLWVEDPTNTSMQYARNRIRASLKCLSAEGTFLSELQRLIYACQLTRAHVDNTCSLVVKKSVTITEYGYIVIDLEKLDPQNVDDLCLSRYLACVLQFVSQRHRPIRGRSAQLFMDYIRNTPCKGALTVAGCYLCAFPGSKGAKILVCCSVDLMESFSAEMSYKCSYEEQPPPVPEIEQIVLEAHSYSNQFLQCTNIPFVNYRSSSDVLDRAKDLNIIGDSTLEKLTYLQTEELQKFTTTKHRHEDQYLEKTSFRDSKVLCLWPGETCHFLSRFLITWNALKVLANGICSHDSKKSLCQHCVVNEDGSLTVRRMHDTDWLLLAEVSKIHSVEQNQNVSKVLSKKLDDDELLNHYRYLQLSATKAIEILRSIPASARRTLPVLTNSQGDILSIPSIGFRCCPSLSIKAVFHPRVPLGGGYVSYL
- the LOC100842962 gene encoding uncharacterized protein LOC100842962 isoform X3; protein product: MLLLLSCRPSPSPCLPLRRLLRCCCTSSSVSAPSPIAPYHQSFARRMALAGIHPEHRIAVGVSGGPDSMALCVLVAAWKKAVDGEPGRKSGEDGSVGPGFVDGLLGVVVDHGLRPESAEEAQVVRDRVHGMGVLCEIAKCEWPNGRPKLGHLQEAAREIRYQKLLDICIKQRIGVLLIAHHSDDQAELFVLRLSRNSGVLGLAGTFLSELQRLIYACQLTRAHVDNTCSLVVKKSVTITEYGYIVIDLEKLDPQNVDDLCLSRYLACVLQFVSQRHRPIRGRSAQLFMDYIRNTPCKGALTVAGCYLCAFPGSKGAKILVCCSVDLMESFSAEMSYKCSYEEQPPPVPEIEQIVLEAHSYSNQFLQCTNIPFVNYRSSSDVLDRAKDLNIIGDSTLEKLTYLQTEELQKFTTTKHRHEDQYLEKTSFRDSKVLCLWPGETCHFLSRFLITWNALKVLANGICSHDSKKSLCQHCVVNEDGSLTVRRMHDTDWLLLAEVSKIHSVEQNQNVSKVLSKKLDDDELLNHYRYLQLSATKAIEILRSIPASARRTLPVLTNSQGDILSIPSIGFRCCPSLSIKAVFHPRVPLGGGYVSYL
- the LOC100842962 gene encoding uncharacterized protein LOC100842962 isoform X2 → MLLLLSCRPSPSPCLPLRRLLRCCCTSSSVSAPSPIAPYHQSFARRMALAGIHPEHRIAVGVSGGPDSMALCVLVAAWKKAVDGEPGRKSGEDGSVGPGFVDGLLGVVVDHGLRPESAEEAQVVRDRVHGMGVLCEIAKCEWPNGRPKLGHLQEAAREIRYQKLLDICIKQRIGVLLIAHHSDDQAELFVLRLSRNSGVLGLAGTAFVSQLFAPNLKYDGHNFSRYGILLVRPMLEFSKDDMYKICQGSNNLWVEDPTNTSMQYARNRIRASLKCLSAEGTFLSELQRLIYACQLTRAHVDNTCSLVVKKSVTITEYGYIVIDLEKLDPQNVDDLCLSRYLACVLQFVSQRHRPIRGRSAQLFMDYIRNTPCKGALTVAGCYLCAFPGSKGAKILVCCSVDLMESFSAEMSYKCSYEEQPPPVPEIEQIVLEAHSYSNQFLQCTNIPFVNYRSSSDVLDRAKDLNIIGDSTLEKLTYLQTEELQKFTTTKHRHEDQYLEKTSFRDSKVLCLWPGETCHFLSRFLITWNALKVLANGICSHDSKKSLCQHCVVNEDGSLTVRRMHDTDWLLLAEVSKIHSVEQNQNVSKVLSKKLDDDELLNHYRYLQLSATKAIEILRSIPASARRTLPVLTNSQGDILSIPNQVLFHQSDKQW